One window from the genome of Gloeomargarita sp. SRBZ-1_bins_9 encodes:
- a CDS encoding GDP-L-fucose synthase, with product MQPHSRIYVAGHRGLVGSALCRQLHRRGYTHLLTATRQELDLRDERAVGRWFDQHRPEYVFLAAAKVGGILANATYPVDFLQDNLQIQTNVIAHSFRTSVKKLLFLGSSCIYPKFAPQPIKEEYLLTGALEPTNQWYAVAKIAGIKLCQAYRQQYGWSAICAMPTNLYGPGDNFDLATSHVLPALLRKFHEAKVKGEPQVVVWGTGTPRREFLYVDDLADACIFLMQHYDAADIINVGTGEDISIRELAALVQHIVGYQGDIVYDTSKPDGTPRKLLDVSRLRALGWQAQTPLAVGIEKTYAWYLQHAQGCLQT from the coding sequence ATGCAGCCACACAGCCGGATTTATGTAGCCGGGCATCGGGGATTAGTCGGTTCAGCGCTATGCCGGCAATTGCACCGGCGGGGGTATACGCATCTACTAACCGCTACCCGCCAGGAATTGGACCTCCGGGATGAGCGGGCCGTCGGGCGTTGGTTTGACCAGCACCGGCCGGAATACGTGTTTTTAGCAGCGGCCAAAGTCGGGGGCATTCTGGCTAATGCCACCTATCCGGTGGACTTTCTCCAGGACAACCTTCAAATTCAAACCAACGTCATTGCCCACAGTTTCCGCACTAGCGTCAAGAAACTGTTGTTTTTGGGGTCATCCTGCATCTATCCCAAATTCGCCCCCCAACCCATCAAAGAAGAGTACCTGTTAACCGGTGCTTTAGAACCCACCAACCAATGGTATGCCGTGGCCAAAATTGCCGGGATCAAACTTTGCCAGGCCTACCGGCAGCAGTACGGCTGGTCCGCAATCTGCGCCATGCCCACCAATCTCTACGGCCCCGGCGACAACTTTGACCTGGCAACCTCCCATGTGTTACCGGCCTTGCTGCGCAAATTCCATGAAGCCAAGGTCAAGGGAGAACCCCAGGTGGTGGTGTGGGGAACAGGAACCCCGCGCCGGGAATTCCTCTACGTGGATGACCTGGCCGATGCCTGTATTTTTCTGATGCAGCACTACGACGCAGCGGACATCATCAATGTGGGCACTGGCGAAGACATCAGCATCCGGGAACTGGCAGCCCTGGTGCAACACATCGTGGGTTACCAAGGGGACATCGTGTACGACACCAGCAAACCCGATGGCACCCCCCGGAAATTGCTGGACGTCTCCCGGTTGCGGGCGCTGGGATGGCAGGCGCAAACCCCCTTAGCAGTCGGCATTGAAAAAACCTACGCCTGGTACCTACAGCATGCCCAAGGGTGTCTCCAAACGTGA
- a CDS encoding DUF2256 domain-containing protein yields MPKGVSKRDLPQKVCPVCGRPFSWRKKWADCWDAVKYCSERCRRRRHSASS; encoded by the coding sequence ATGCCCAAGGGTGTCTCCAAACGTGATCTCCCCCAGAAGGTGTGTCCGGTCTGCGGTCGGCCCTTTAGCTGGCGCAAAAAGTGGGCGGATTGCTGGGACGCGGTGAAGTACTGCTCAGAGCGCTGTCGGCGGCGGCGTCATTCGGCCAGTTCGTGA
- a CDS encoding ABC transporter ATP-binding protein — MELMAQDLWKYYGQRAVVQGVSLQLQPGEILGLLGPNGAGKTTTFGMLYGAVIPQRGLVQVGPYNVQRQGRQARQFLGVVTQEDNLDPDFTVWENLVFFAHHYRITGRPARQRAWELLADMGLTDYAHQRVDVLSGGLKRRLVLARALIHRPKIIFLDEPTTGLDPDARQAFWRRIAQLKQESCGVLLTTHYMDEAQRLCDRLLLLQQGVVVDQGPPEALIQRIIGTEVAEIEGVPAAVVQELAERAGVWWRPLGQGYVMSLPAHDSALWQALEHLDSTRLSRRRANLEDVFLRLTGHELAE; from the coding sequence ATGGAGTTAATGGCCCAGGATTTGTGGAAGTATTACGGGCAGCGGGCGGTGGTGCAAGGGGTGAGCCTACAACTACAACCCGGTGAAATCCTGGGGCTACTGGGGCCAAATGGGGCAGGCAAAACCACGACGTTTGGGATGCTCTACGGCGCTGTGATTCCCCAGCGTGGGTTGGTGCAGGTGGGTCCCTACAACGTGCAACGGCAAGGACGTCAGGCGCGGCAATTCCTGGGTGTGGTCACCCAAGAGGACAATCTGGACCCGGATTTCACGGTCTGGGAAAATTTGGTGTTTTTTGCCCACCACTACCGGATCACAGGGCGACCGGCGCGCCAACGGGCTTGGGAATTGTTGGCGGATATGGGGCTGACGGATTACGCCCACCAGCGGGTGGATGTCCTGTCGGGGGGACTCAAACGACGGCTGGTACTGGCCCGCGCTCTTATTCACCGACCCAAGATCATCTTTTTGGATGAACCAACCACCGGTCTGGACCCGGATGCCCGCCAGGCCTTCTGGCGCCGCATTGCCCAACTTAAGCAGGAGAGCTGTGGGGTACTGTTGACCACCCACTACATGGACGAGGCGCAACGGTTGTGTGACCGGCTGCTGCTGTTGCAACAGGGGGTGGTGGTGGACCAGGGACCGCCGGAAGCGCTCATCCAACGCATCATCGGCACCGAAGTGGCGGAAATTGAGGGGGTACCGGCGGCGGTGGTGCAGGAGTTGGCGGAACGGGCGGGGGTTTGGTGGCGCCCCCTGGGCCAGGGCTATGTCATGAGCTTGCCGGCCCACGACTCGGCGCTTTGGCAGGCCCTAGAACACCTGGATAGCACCCGCCTGAGCCGTCGCCGGGCCAATTTGGAGGATGTGTTTTTACGGCTAACGGGTCACGAACTGGCCGAATGA
- the hisF gene encoding imidazole glycerol phosphate synthase subunit HisF gives MLAKRIIPCLDVHAGRVVKGVNFVNLRDAGDPVALAQHYNQAGADELVFLDISATHEGRHVLLDVIERTASQVFIPLTVGGGIGDLDTIKAILRAGADKVSLNSAAVRNPDLINQSSERFGRQCIVIAIDARWVGDRWTVWVRGGREDTGKDAIAWAEEAVQRGAGELLVTSMDADGTKAGYDLCLIRAIAQRVPVPVIASGGAGNCQHVADAFVQGGAAAALLASLLHYGELTIADIKTYLAQQGIPVRQCGQDNP, from the coding sequence ATGTTGGCCAAGCGCATTATCCCCTGCCTAGATGTCCACGCCGGCCGGGTGGTCAAGGGGGTCAACTTTGTCAACCTGCGGGATGCGGGGGACCCGGTGGCCCTAGCCCAGCACTACAATCAGGCGGGAGCCGATGAACTGGTGTTTTTGGACATCAGCGCTACCCACGAGGGCCGCCATGTGTTGTTGGACGTCATTGAACGCACGGCTAGTCAGGTGTTTATCCCCCTGACAGTTGGAGGTGGCATCGGCGACCTGGACACCATTAAGGCCATCCTGCGGGCGGGCGCAGATAAGGTGAGCCTGAATTCGGCGGCGGTGCGCAACCCGGATTTGATTAACCAGTCCAGCGAGCGCTTTGGCCGCCAGTGCATTGTCATTGCCATTGATGCCCGGTGGGTGGGGGACCGCTGGACGGTGTGGGTGCGGGGGGGACGGGAGGATACAGGCAAAGACGCCATCGCCTGGGCAGAGGAGGCGGTGCAGCGGGGGGCAGGGGAACTCCTGGTCACCAGCATGGATGCTGATGGGACTAAAGCGGGGTATGACCTGTGCTTAATCCGGGCGATTGCCCAACGGGTGCCCGTACCGGTGATTGCCTCCGGGGGTGCCGGGAATTGCCAACACGTTGCCGATGCTTTTGTCCAGGGGGGGGCAGCAGCTGCGTTGCTGGCTTCATTGCTGCACTACGGTGAATTGACCATCGCCGACATCAAGACTTACTTGGCTCAGCAGGGAATACCGGTGCGTCAGTGTGGTCAGGATAACCCCTGA